A window of the Cannabis sativa cultivar Pink pepper isolate KNU-18-1 chromosome X, ASM2916894v1, whole genome shotgun sequence genome harbors these coding sequences:
- the LOC115696510 gene encoding uncharacterized protein LOC115696510, translated as MASSITKPGKQLGELLLKEQDPFVLDVFLNERSYGNRNTSDSNKTRKRRNGIPSCSRVLRAILGKFGFNKSDGSQNTTASDDQIIQGKFNEKLKKNLFLQNVSEPDRFSSASSRTVYNSCSDSDYSQDESSTSLDKNEHDSFEATRLGYKAEKEAISGGTFAFRQLIGSNKRSSVSIVKEETPLSQERINLIITRQSLETKTKISSLLMESEITEKPRKFSTKISDPNKGLLNLKTKPSTQFLKSKRVLSKTKQLLFDCVREIVETHAKEKEKVDYGTKGVVLGPEELGELLWEKMKVWSKQSSVDDTNNITYLLCLDLVDTAQEWNGFDSENKEICWEIGDAIVEEIMNEFLIETMS; from the exons ATGGCTTCCTCAATAACCAAACCAGGAAAACAACTGGGAGAGCTTCTTCTGAAAGAGCAAGACCCTTTTGTTCTTGATGTTTTCTTGAATGAAAGAAGTTATGGAAATAGGAATACTAGTGACTCAAATAAgacaagaaaaagaagaaatggTATTCCAAGCTGTTCCAGAGTATTGAGAGCTATACTTGGCAAGTTTGGTTTCAATAAAAGTGATGGAAGCCAGAATACTACTGCTTCTGATGATCAAATAATACAAGGAAAATTCAAtgagaaattgaagaagaatCTTTTTCTTCAAAATGTTTCCGAGCCAGATAGATTTTCTTCTGCTAGCAGTAGAACGGTGTATAATTCATGCTCCGACAGTGATTATTCTCAAGATGAATCCTCAACTTCATTGGATAAAAATGAACATGACTCATTTGAAGCCACTAGACTCGGCTACAAAGCAGAGAAGGAG GCTATTTCAGGTGGAACTTTTGCGTTTCGACAACTCATTGGAAGCAATAAACGCAGTTCAGTTTCAATAGTAAAAGAAGAAACTCCTCTATCGCAAG AGAGAATCAACCTCATAATAACAAGACAATCGCTAGAGACTAAAACAAAAATCAGCAGCCTCCTTATGGAAAGTGAAATAACAGAGAAGCCAAGAAAGTTTAGTACTAAAATCTCTGATCCAAATAAGGGACTTCTCAATCTGAAGACGAAACCATCGACGCAGTTTCTCAAATCCAAGAGAGTTTTGAGCAAGACAAAGCAGCTTTTGTTTGACTGTGTGAGAGAGATTGTAGAAACTCACGCAAAGGAAAAGGAGAAAGTGGATTATGGTACTAAAGGGGTAGTGTTGGGGCCAGAGGAGTTAGGGGAGCTTCTGTGGGAGAAAATGAAGGTTTGGAGTAAACAAAGTAGTGTAGATGATACAAACAATATTACTTACTTATTGTGTTTGGATTTGGTTGACACAGCTCAAGAGTGGAATGGTTTTGACTCGGAAAATAAAGAAATCTGTTGGGAAATTGGAGACGCCATTGTAGAAGAGATTATGAACGAGTTTTTGATTGAAACTATGAGTTAA